Below is a genomic region from Actinomadura sp. NAK00032.
TCGATCAGGTCGTCCACGGTGAAGCGCTTGCGGGCCTTGTTGCGGCTCATCCGGCGGCCCGCGCCGTGCGAGGCGGAGTTGTAGGCGGTCTCGTTGCCGAGGCCGCGCACGATGTAGGTGCCGGTCGCCATCGAGCCCGGGATGATCCCGAGGTCGCCGCGGCCGGCCCGGATCGCGCCCTTGCGGGTGACCAGCAGCTCCTCGCCGCCGTACCGCTCCTCCGCCACGTAGTTGTGGTGGCAGGAGATGACCTCGCCCCACCGGCAGCGCTTCTCGCCGAACCGCTTGGTCACGACGTTCTGCGCGAGCGCCATCATGACCGCGCGGTTGCGGCGCGCGTACTCCTGCGCCCAGAACAGGTCGTGGCGGTAGGCGTCCATCTTGGCGGTGCCGGCCAGGAACACCGCGAGGTCGGGGTCGGGCAGGTCCTGGTTGTGGGGCAGCTTGCGGGCCGCCTCGATGTGGTGCCCGGCGAGCTCGTTGCCGATGTTGCGCGACCCCGAGTGCAGGACGAGCCAGATCGCGCCCTTGTCGTCGGCGCACAGCTCCAGGAAGTGGTTGCCGCCGCCGAGCGTGCCCATCTGCTGGCGGGCGCGCCCGAGGCGGGCCCGGACGGCCGGGTGCAGCTCGTCGAACTCCTTCCAGAACCCGTACCAGCCGCGCTCCTTCAGGTTCGGCAGCCCCGACGGGTCGACGGCCTCCTTGTGGGAGCCGCGCCCGACCGGGATCGCCTTCTCCAGCCGGTGCCGGATGCCGGCCAGGTCGTCCGGCATGTCCTCCACGGTGAGGGACGACTTGACCGCGGTCATCCCGCAGCCGATGTCGACGCCGACCGCCGCCGGGGACACCGCGTCCTTCATCGCGATGACCGAGCCGACGGTCGCGCCCTTGCCGTAGTGGACGTCGGGCATGACCGCGAGGCCCTCCACCCACGGCAGGGCGGAGACGTTGCGGAGCTGGTCGAGGGCGATGTCCTCGACGGTGTCGGGGGCGGTCCACATCCTGATGGGCACGCGGCCGCCCTTGAGCGTCTGGTACGGCACGCCATCTCCTTGATCGTCGGGAACCGGACCGCGATCCATGAGGCCAGAAACACCGGCCGCCGTACAACCGGTTTTCCCGTCCCGGAGGGGTTTACGACCGTTCGGCGCCGCGGCGTTCGGTGAGCCCGCGCCGGTCGAGGTGGCGCAGCAGCGCGACGGCGACGCGGCGGCCGGTGCCGAGGGCCTCGGCGGCCTGGCCGGGCGTGAACGGCTGCGGCAGGGCGTCCAGGACCCGCAGCGCCGCCAGGTCCGCGCCGGGCGCCAGCACGATCTCGCCCTCCGCGTCCTCATCCGCCCCGTCCTGTCCGGCGCCGTCCCGCCCAGCACCGTCCTGCCCGGCGCCGTCCCGCCCCGGGTCGCGAGGGACGCGCAGGACCGCGCCCGCGCGCTCGGCGGCGTCGAGCAGCTCCCCGGTGAGGCCGAGCTCGCGGAGCCGCTCGGCCGACGGCGGCGCGAACGGGGCGCCGTCGAGGTCGGCGCGGAGCCGGTCGACGGCGCCGGCCCAGGGCTGCGGGGGCTCCGCGGCGATCGCGGCGGGGGCGGCCGGGCGGGCCTCGGCGGCGGCCGGCGGGCCGGGCGGCGGGCCGTAGACGCGTCCCGCGTCCACCCGCAGCGGCGGCCGGACCAGCGCGGCGACGAGCTGCCGGGCCGGCAGGCCGAGCCGCAGCCGGACGGTCTCCAGCGGGATGCCGGGCGCGTGCGGGCTGCCCGCGGCGTGCCGGGACGCCTCCTCGGCGAGCCGGTCGAACAGCGCCGACCAGTGCGCCGGGTCGGCGAGCCACTCGCCGTTCAGCGCGACCGCGTCCGGCGGCGGCGCGCAGCCCATCAGCGACAGCTCCGAGCGCCGCAGCACGCCGTGCCGGCGCAGCACGACCGCGCCGTCCGGCCGGTCGGGCCAGGACGCCAGCTCGCGGGCGCGGGCCGCGCCGGCGCCGCGCCGCACCAGGGTCGGCGGCCGGACGTCCAGCACGCTCACCCCGGCCATCGAGCGGCGCGCCGGGTCGCGCAGGACGCCGGTGTCGCCGAGGTGCAGCGCGAGCCGGGTGTTCAGCGTCAGCCGGGCGGTGTCGGGACCGAGCGGGCGCAGCCGGACCGGGACGGCGGCGGTCCCGAGGTGCAGCGTGAGCTGCCGCGCGAGCCGCCCCGACGCCGCGCCGAACCGGGTGCGGACGTCGACGCAGGTGGTGTGGGTCCAGGCGCCGGGCGTGACGAGGGCCATGCCGGGGTCGACGCGGCCGGCGTCGCGCAGCGTCAGCACGACCCGGGACACCCCGCCGACGGACTCGCGCGGCTCGCCGGCGCAGCCGATCGTGCGGACGCGGACGCGCTCCCCGGCGGGCATGAGCAGCAGTTCGTCGCCGACGGCGACGGTGCCGGCGGCGAGGGTGCCGGTGACGGCGGTCTGCCGCCCGGCGGTGATGGCGTGGTCGACCCACAGCCGCACCGGGGCGGCCGGGTCGGGGACGGGCAGCCGACCCGCGAGCCGGTCGAGGGCGGCGGCCAGCTCGGCCACGCCGGTGCCGGTGGCGGCGCTGACGGCGACGGCCTCCACGCCCTTGAGCGGGGTGCCGGCGAGCCGCTCGCGGACCTGGCGCAGCGCGAGCCTGGCGTCGGCGCTGTCGGCCTTGGTGACCGCGAGGACGCCGAACCGGACGCCGAGCGCGCCGAGGGCGTCCAGGTGCTCGCCGGTCTGCGGCATCCACCCCTCGTCGGCGGCGACGGCGAGCAGCGCGGCGGGCGCCGGCGCGGCGCCCGCGAGCATGGCCGGCAGCGACCGCCCGGCGCCGGGGACGTCGACGAACGCGACGCGCCGCCCCGAGGGCAGCTCCGTCCAGGCGCCCGTCTCGCCGGGCTCCTTGCCGGTGAGGGCGCGCACGAGCGCCGACTTGCCGTGCCCACCGTGACCGGCGGTGGTGACGACCTGCATCAGCGTCCTTTCCGTGCCGGGACGCGGGAGGCCGTGCGGGGGGATGCATCGCGGGGGTTGCGCAGACGAAGGTCCACGGAAGGCAACCCTAGGGACGCCGGGGCCCGGCGTCGAACCCGGTCCGGCCGGTGCGGACGCGCCGACACGCCCACCGACCGCACGTCAACCACAAACGACCAGAAATCGCCGCCGAATCGGCCCCGCCGGAAGCGGCACCCGCGAAGGAGCATGAGCGAACCGGCCGATCTATGCTTACTTTCTCTAAGTAAGTACAGAGCGGACGGGAGCACGCCGCGCGGCCGGGCCGCCGCCGGCCGGACGCACGATCGCCCCTCGGGAGGTTCGCATGACCGGCGCCCCGGCCACGGCGCGCACCGCGGCCGGCCCCCCGCCCGCGGGCCCCGCGCGCACCGGCCGCATCCTGCTCGCCCTCGCGGCGGCCGGGATGGTCGTCTCGGTGCAGCAGACCCTGGTGCTGCCGCTGCTGCCCCAGTTCATGGTCCGCTTCGACGCCCCGATCACCGACGTGACGTGGGTGTTCACCGCGTCGCTGCTGACCGGCGCGGTCGCCACCCCGCTGCTGGCGCGGTTCGGCGACATGTACGGCAAGAAGCGGATGATCCTGCTCGCGCTGGTGCTGCTGCTGGCCGGCTCGGTGGTCTGCGCGGTGTCGGCCTCGCTGCCGGTCCTCATCGCCGGGCGCGCGCTGCAGGGCGTGTCGTCGTCGATGATCCCGCTCGCCATCGGCATGATCCGGGACGCGTTCCCGCGCGAGCGGATCACCACCGCGATCGGCATCGTCAGCGCCACCATGGGCGTCGGCGGCAGCGCCGGCATGATCGTGACGGGGCTGATCGCGGCCCGCACCGACAGCCACCACCCGGTCTTCTGGATCACCGCGGCGCTGGCCGCCGGCGCGCTGGCGCTGGTCGCGGCGCTCGCCCGCGACGCCGGCGTCCGGGCCGGCGGCCGGCCCGACTTCGGCGGCGCGGTCCTGCTCGCCGGCTGGCTGGTGTGCCTGCTGCTCGGCATCAGCGAGGGCAACGCGTGGGGCTGGACGTCCGGCGGCGTCCTCGGCCTGTTCGGCGGCGCCGCCGCGCTGTGCGCGGTGTGGGTCGCGGTGCAGCTGCGGGTCCGCGCCCCGCTGGTGCGGCTGAACCTGCTGGTCGGGGCGCGGTCGCTGTCGGCGAACGTCGCCTCGGCGCTGCTCGGGTTCTCGATGTTCGCCGCGTTCACGCTGATCGCCGGGTTCGTGCAGGCGCCGTCGGCGGAGCTCGGGTACGGGCTGGACGGCTCGGTCCTGGACGTCGGCCTCTACATGCTGCCGAGCACGGTGACGATGCTGGTGTTCTCGGCGCTGGCCGGGCGGATCGCCGCGCGGCTCGGCCCGGCCTACACGCTCGCGACCGGATCGGCCTTCGCCGGGCTGTGCTACGTCTGGCTCGCGGTGTCCAACTCGCACGTTTACGACATGCTCGCGTTCAGCGCCATCCAGGGCATCGGGTTCGGGATCGCCTACGCGGCGCTCGGGACGCTCGCCGTCCAGCACGTGCCGATGGACCAGAGCGGCATCGCCAGCGGCATCAACTCGCTCGTCCGCACCACCGGCGGCGGCGTGGCGGGCGCCGTGACCGCG
It encodes:
- a CDS encoding SelB C-terminal domain-containing protein — protein: MQVVTTAGHGGHGKSALVRALTGKEPGETGAWTELPSGRRVAFVDVPGAGRSLPAMLAGAAPAPAALLAVAADEGWMPQTGEHLDALGALGVRFGVLAVTKADSADARLALRQVRERLAGTPLKGVEAVAVSAATGTGVAELAAALDRLAGRLPVPDPAAPVRLWVDHAITAGRQTAVTGTLAAGTVAVGDELLLMPAGERVRVRTIGCAGEPRESVGGVSRVVLTLRDAGRVDPGMALVTPGAWTHTTCVDVRTRFGAASGRLARQLTLHLGTAAVPVRLRPLGPDTARLTLNTRLALHLGDTGVLRDPARRSMAGVSVLDVRPPTLVRRGAGAARARELASWPDRPDGAVVLRRHGVLRRSELSLMGCAPPPDAVALNGEWLADPAHWSALFDRLAEEASRHAAGSPHAPGIPLETVRLRLGLPARQLVAALVRPPLRVDAGRVYGPPPGPPAAAEARPAAPAAIAAEPPQPWAGAVDRLRADLDGAPFAPPSAERLRELGLTGELLDAAERAGAVLRVPRDPGRDGAGQDGAGRDGAGQDGADEDAEGEIVLAPGADLAALRVLDALPQPFTPGQAAEALGTGRRVAVALLRHLDRRGLTERRGAERS
- a CDS encoding RtcB family protein, with protein sequence MPYQTLKGGRVPIRMWTAPDTVEDIALDQLRNVSALPWVEGLAVMPDVHYGKGATVGSVIAMKDAVSPAAVGVDIGCGMTAVKSSLTVEDMPDDLAGIRHRLEKAIPVGRGSHKEAVDPSGLPNLKERGWYGFWKEFDELHPAVRARLGRARQQMGTLGGGNHFLELCADDKGAIWLVLHSGSRNIGNELAGHHIEAARKLPHNQDLPDPDLAVFLAGTAKMDAYRHDLFWAQEYARRNRAVMMALAQNVVTKRFGEKRCRWGEVISCHHNYVAEERYGGEELLVTRKGAIRAGRGDLGIIPGSMATGTYIVRGLGNETAYNSASHGAGRRMSRNKARKRFTVDDLIEQTRGVECRKDGGVVDEIPGAYKDLEEVIEAQSDLVEVVARLRQLICVKG
- a CDS encoding MFS transporter — encoded protein: MTGAPATARTAAGPPPAGPARTGRILLALAAAGMVVSVQQTLVLPLLPQFMVRFDAPITDVTWVFTASLLTGAVATPLLARFGDMYGKKRMILLALVLLLAGSVVCAVSASLPVLIAGRALQGVSSSMIPLAIGMIRDAFPRERITTAIGIVSATMGVGGSAGMIVTGLIAARTDSHHPVFWITAALAAGALALVAALARDAGVRAGGRPDFGGAVLLAGWLVCLLLGISEGNAWGWTSGGVLGLFGGAAALCAVWVAVQLRVRAPLVRLNLLVGARSLSANVASALLGFSMFAAFTLIAGFVQAPSAELGYGLDGSVLDVGLYMLPSTVTMLVFSALAGRIAARLGPAYTLATGSAFAGLCYVWLAVSNSHVYDMLAFSAIQGIGFGIAYAALGTLAVQHVPMDQSGIASGINSLVRTTGGGVAGAVTASILAGRVIAGTDVPTLGAYELCFWIVAAGAFAAALVAVAHGLRHPD